GTTTCTCAATTTCTTCAAAGGCAGGAATTAGTTTTTCTAAATCTAGAACTTTTTTTAATGCTGCCTCTCGTTTACTATGATTTTTTTGTTCATTCTCATATTTTATTTTTGACTGTGATAGCTTTTCTTTAGCAAGCTCTAATTGTCTTGTTACTTGTTCTAACTTCTGTGTTTGAGCATCCCTTTCATTTTCAAATATTAAAAGCTGTTGATAGATTGGCTCAATTTGGCTCGCCCTTATTGAAGCGTCATATTCAAGTTTCATTCTTTCAAATAATGGATTTTGCTGCTGAAGCTCTGATAACCTTACTACACTTTTTTCATAGGTCTCGATACGATCATTTAATGTTTTATTAGCAACGAATAATTCATACTTCTGTTTATGCATTTCAAATGCTTTCTCGTATAATCTATAATCCTCAACAACTTTATCTTGATAATAGGAAAGCTCTTCCTTCAAGGCATCTTGTATTTGATAGATATTCGATTGCTTATCTAGAACAGAAAAAAGGTAAGAATCTCGTCTCGGCAATGCTCCTGATATCTGCTCTATATAACTATTCTTTAAGACCTGTGCTTTATTTAATTGTTGTTCCGCTTGCTGTTTTTTCGTTTCTAGTTTTTGCGCCATTTCACCATAACGATTTGTTTTAAATATTTTCCTAAGGATTTCCTCTTTATTTTCAGTTTGGGATGTTAATAGCTTTCGAAATTCCCCCTGTGGAAGCATTACAATTTGGCTAAATTGGTCATAGGTTAAGCCGATAATTTCAACAATCTTTTGGTTAATATCCGTTACTTTTTGTCTTTCAACAGCCGCTACTTCCAAACCATTTTCTTGAATTTCAAATAGCTCATATTTTTCGCCTGTTGCAGCTTTTCTCCCTTTTTTCACATGAGGTAATTGGCGTAGTACACGATAAGTCTTATTGTGTATTTCAAACACTAGCTCAACAGCCGTATGGACATCGTCTTCTGCAAAGTCACTTCTTAGCATTTTAGTATCTTTTCGATCTGATCCACTACCTTGTCCATATAAAGCAAAACAAATACCATCAAAAATTGTTGTTTTTCCTGCGCCTGTTGTTCCAGAAATGACGAATAGTCGATTATCATGCAATCTCGTAAAATCAATAATTTCTTCTCTTTTGTAAGGTCCAAAAGCACGCATCGTTAATTTTATAGGCTTCATTTACTGATCACCATCTCTTTACTTTCACGTTCATCCGTTAACATTTCAGCTAGTACTTCACGGAATAGCTTTTCCGTACTTTCAGATGGCTCCGTTCCTACAATTTCATTGTAGAAGGCTTTAAACAAACTTAAATCATCTAGCTGTGCTCTTTGTACCGTTACATTTTCTCCGGTTATTATATTTTGTTGTATCGTTTTACGCTCAACGTGCATCGCATTCGGGTATACCGTTCGTATTTGTTCCATAGCCCCCACTACTGGCGTAATATCAAGTAAACGTACAAAAACATAATCTTCGCTTACTTCATGTTTTAATATATCTTGAAGGGTGCCTTCTACTATTCGTAGATCTCTTCGTGGTTGGAATGTTCTTTTTGAAACGAGTACTTGTCCCTTTTCATCTAATTCTACAACTAGAAAACCCTTTTCATGATTTGCTTCGGATGAAGAATATTTTAAAGGAGAGCCTGAATATCGAATAGTTTCGTTTAATACGTAATGCGCCTTATGCAAATGTCCTAATGCTGTATAATGAAATGGTTTGAAATGCTCTGCACTGACATATTCTGAGCCACCGATTGATAATGGTCTTTCTGAATCACTCGTATTTTCTTCCATTTCTCCATGAGGTGTCACAAAAGCATGTCCAATAAATACCTGACGTTTAGATTTGTCCATATTTTGTTCTATCCGCTCAATCACTTTTTGCATCGCTTCATTAAAATTAGATATAGTGTCATCTTCGTATATATTTTTTACAGTCGATGGTTCAGTATAGGGAACTAAATAGAAATGAACTTCTCCAAACTTATCATGAAGAATAATTGGCTCTATATATTCAGTTAGTTCACCGGCGATATACAGTCCGCTCCCCTTAAGTATTTGATGACCGAATCCAACTCGGGTTGGACTATCATGATTCCCTGCGATGCTAAGTACAGGAATTTTCCTTTTTAGTACAATCTCTGCAAGTACGGAATCGAGTAAATTTACTGCTTCTACAGGAGGAACAGCACGATCATATAAATCCCCTGCAATAATTACGACATCTGGCTGTTCGTCGTCAATGGCCTGTATAAATTGATTTAATACATATTCTTGCTCTTCAGTCATATAAACACCTTGAACAAGCTTCCCTAAATGCCAATCTGCGGTATGAAAGATTTTCATCGTATGACCTCCTATTGTTTTATATTAATATTCTATCATTTTTCACTATAAAAAAACTACAAATCACGTACAAATGTTCGCTAAAATCTATTGTAAAAATATTACCAATTATTATTGGATTTTTCCAGTAAAAAAGAAAAAACTGTCTAATGTTTTATGTTAGACAGTTCAACATGCTCTTTTGAATTTAAAATGCCCAGTTTCCTTTTCTAAAGATTGGTAAAATCGTTCCATCGGATAATATACCATCGATATCCATTTCACTACTACCAATCATAAAATCTTCGTGGGTAATAGATTTATTTATACCTAACTCATCAAATTGACTTTCGTCTATGTCGCGACCACCTTCATAGCAGGTTGGATATGCCTCTCCAATCGCTAAATGGTTGGATGCATTTTCATCAAATAATGTATTGTAATATAAAATGCCTGAAGTTGAAATCGGCGATTCATGAGGGACTAAAGCTACTTCACCTAAATAGCATGAGTTTTCATCATTATGGATAAGCTCCTGCAATAAATCATTCCCAATTTTAGCTTCTGCTTTGATAATTTTCCCTTCTTCAAAGGTTAACTTAAATTTATCAATAATATTACCCTGATAAGCTAATGGCTTTGTATTACTAACAAACCCATTTACCCCATATTTGTGTGGCAAAGTAAATACTTCTTCTGTAGGCATATTCGCTATAAACGTAATCCCTTCTGGTGTTTTACTGCTTCCACATGACCAAATATGTTTTGTAGGTAATTCAATGGTTAAATCTGTTCCCGGAGCTTTATAATGTAGTTTAGAGAACTTTAATTCATTCAACTTTGTGGCGCGTTCTTCTAAATTTTTAATATGTTCACGCCATTTCTCAACTGCGCTTTTATCCCCTATTCGAACGGTATTGAAAATGGCTTCCCAAAGTGCAGAAACTTGTTCATCCTCAGGAAGGTTGGGAAATACTTTTTTTGCCCATGGTTTTGACGGTACTGCAATGATAGACCAAGCAATATCATCATTCATAATAGCTTTACGATAACGAACTAAAGCTTTACCAGATGCTTTTTGATAAGCAGAAATTCTTGATACTGGTACACCTGCGAGCATATCAGGATCATCTGCATCAATCCATAATAGTGCGCCTTTCCGATCGATTACTTCATCACGTTGGGCAGTGATCCATTTGGGAAAGTGGTTAAATTCTTCTTCCCCACCCATTTCATAAAAAGAACGAGTGAAATATGGATCTGATAAATTAACTTGAACTCTTCCTGCGCCAGCTTCATAGGCTTTTTTTACAACAATACGTGTAAATTCTAATGCTTCAGTTGATGTATTAATTAATAGGTATTGACCTTTTTGAATATTAACTCCTACTTTTACAGCCAGCTCTGCATATTGTTCTAGTTTTTCGTTAAAATTCATGCCTTTACCCTCTCTTTTCAATCGTTTTTGAATTACCTTCCTCCAGTTTTCCTTTGTACCACATCTTTTGAACTGGTTTTACATTTAATTCTCTAGTTAACTTTTTATAAATTTTCTCATCTTTATAAGAGAGTAAAGTTAAAACCTCACCATCAGCTCCTGCACGTCCTGTACGACCTGAACGATGCAAATATTGTTCTATAGTATGTGGCACATCTACATGAATAACATGAGTCAATCCTTCAATATCAAGTCCTCGTGCAGCTAAATCCGTTGCAATTAGAATCCTTGCTTCTCCCTTACGAAAGGCATCTAACGCTTTTTTTCTTTCTTCTTTTTTCATATCTGCATGTAATGTAACGACCTTCGCATCATGATATTTTAATTTTGATTCTTTCATAATCACTTGGTCCACATTATTACTAAATGCTAACCCTCTTAAGCCCTCTATATTTGCGAGTCTTCTTAGCATTTCTGTTTTATCACGTTCGTCTACTTTAATAAATGAATGAATCACCTTACCGACTTTCACCATATCTTCAGGTTTTATTTGAATATGAACTGGTTCAAACATCAAGCGACTTGCAACAAGTTTAATTTCATCTGTAATTGTTGCAGATACAACAACTACCTGTCGCCCGTAAGCCGCACCTTCAATAAAAGACTTTACCACTACTCGATAATCGCGACTTAATAACTGATCACATTCATCAAGTACAATAGTTTCAATTTCTTTTAGTTTTAATTTATTGGCTTTAGCTAATTCGTTTAATCGACCAGGTGTTCCAACAACAATTGTTGGTTTTTTCTTTAATTTTTCAATTTGACGCGCAGAATTCGCACCACCAATAAGCTGTTGAACTGTGATATCTGTTCCACTAATCCATTCACGAATTACCTCTACAATTTGCATTGCCAATTCTTGTGATGGTGCGACTATTAACGCTTGCGTCTGTTTTTTTCGCCCGTCCACTTTATTTAAAATTGGTAGCACATAGGCTAATGTTTTCCCTGAGCCTGTCGGAGATTCTGCAACTATATCTTTTCCTTCAATCATTGCAGGAATCATTTCATCCTGTACCTTCATTGTCGTTTCAAATTTCCACTTACTTTGTATTGTTTCATCTAATAAATTAATAACTGACATGTTTTTCCCACCTTTACTTCTTCGTGTTTAGTTTACCATATTCGGCATAAAATACACGAAGGCTAATCACAATTAAAAAGGTTAACTCGAAAGTATGGATCTTTCGAATTAACCTTTTCAGTTCTTTATACTCGAATAGTATTCAGTTGTCCTTTTTCGTTTATTTCATATCCACAAGTCAGTATTGCTTGTTCTGCAAGTACGAATAAGGAATCAATATAAAAATTGCTTAATTTCAACTCTTTATTAACGATAGACAATTCTGTACAACCTAATATCACTTTATCGCAATTTAACTGAAGCATTGCATGTTCTATTTGATTCCATTTCTTAGAATCAACATCTAAACCAGCTTTAACAAAATCATAAATCACAGACATTACTTCTTTTTGTGTAAATGAATCAGGAATAATTGGTTGTATATCTTCCTCGATTAAGGCGCGCTGATAGACACCAGCCGCTAAAGTACCATCAGTAGCTAATATCCCCACTCTTTTTGCTCCTAATTGACCAGCTCTTTTTGCTGTTTCACGAATCATATGAATAACAGGTACTGGAGATGAAGCTTGCAACTCATCATAAAATGTATGAGCCGTATTACAAGGAATACAAATGACATCCGCACCATGAGATGCTAATTTTTTTGCATCTTTCACTAAATATGGTACAGGATTATCCTCTGACTTATTCAAGATATAGGCTGTTCGATCAGGAATTGTTGTATCGTTGTCTATAATTGTGTGTACATGTTCCTGATCCTTTGATGCTTTAGTCAAACGAACAATCATTTCACCTAAAAACATGGTCGCAAGCGGACCGACACCACCAATAATTCCTAATGTTTTTCTTTTCATTTATTCTGCCAAACCTTTTTTATTAAAGTATTTCTTATATTTACGGTAATAATTTAAATTATTTAGTGTTAATTTTATCCAACGCTTAAAATTCATATCTTTTTTAAAGAAAAGGGAATTTGTCCATTTACCATCTCGAATTAGTTTTTTCGCTTCGAGTTTCAGTTTTTCATTTGAAGCATATTTAAAAAGTACACCTTTTGGGATGATCATCCATAAATGCTTATTGTTAGCATATGTTAATTCTTGATTAATGTTCAACATATGGTCATCTGCAACGTATTTCATTAAATTATAACCTGCTGCTGTTACATAATAACTAGAACGTCCATTACGCAAGTTAATCTCAAATAATTTGTATTCGCCATCTCGAGCGTCGTATTTCATATCAAAGTTCGCAAAGCCCGTATAACCAATATCTTCTAAGAAGAAACGGACTTTATCCATTAATTTTTCATCGAATGTCGTAATGATCGCCGCATAGCTTCCAATTCCTTCAGGAGAATGCTCCTCTAAAATCGGGTTACCAAGGCACATTAATTTTACTTTGCCATCTTTTCCTACATATGCATTCATCACTCGCATGTAAGAGTCATCACCTGGGATAAATTCTTGAACAATCATTGTATCCTGATATGTAGAGCTATAAATGGCCTTTAAAATTGCAGATTTTTCTTCTTCATCATGTGCAACAAATACCTTCTTTTTCCCTGGGAAACTACAAGCCCAATAAGCTACAGAGTTAGAAGCCTTTAAAATAATTGGATATTCAAATGGTGGTGTGAAATCTTGATAATTTTCTGCTGTTACTGTTGTGGTACCGGGATATTTGAACTCGTACTTTTCACACATTTTATAAAAGTTTTCTTTTAATAAAATCTTGTCCATTAATGCTTCATCAATATATGGGACAGTAAAGTATTGTTGTAATGCTGGTTTATTTTTAATAATTAGCTTTGCGTAATCATCACCACAAGCAAGTAGTAACAATTGTTTATCACTATATTGTTTTGCAATTTTTTCAAGAGCAGGAACAAATACTTCTTGTTGATTTAAATTGGCGATTGCTTTGAAATTTAAAATACTACTATCTTGAGTGGCAGTTAAATGCGAACGCCCTAATACAAGCGGTTTAATTCCATAAGCTTCATAGAAGGCTCTTGCCATTCCATATGCGTTCATATCTGAACCTAGTAATATCGGTAAAAATGGTTGCTCCATTAAATCTCAGCTCACTTTAGTTATATTTAGTATAGAAGTTAGTTTAACACATATTATATACGATAATAAGTATACATATATATCTACTGTCATATCAAATTCCGTCCCTTAAAAACAAGTGGCTGATAGAAAATTTATCGTTATAGAAATTAAAATTGCTCTAGTTCAAATATAGACTAGAGCAAATGAGATAATATTTCCTAAGAATGTTTCTTTTCATCTGGAGATTCTTTTCTCCATACTTCTTCTAATAGTTCATCGCCTTCTGTTTTCACTCGTTTATTTAGCTCTATAATAGGAATCGCATCTACCGTCTGCATATCCTCGTGTAAATCAAAAAGGCTAATATTTTCTGAGTCAACCATGTCTGGTTTTTCTTGTGCAGGTAAATCCGCAAAAGCTTTTTTTGATTCAGGGATAGAATCTTTGTTCATAAAACACACTCCTTTAAAGTTAGTTTGTTCTATGAATATGAGCTTATACGAACCAAATTAGGCTAAAAGATACTGAATTTGATCAGCAAAATTTAAATTTTTTGGTTCCCATTGTCGTACCGGACAATTTACAACTTGATATTTTAATCCTGAAGCATTTAAAAATCGTACAAAGTTTTGATCAAACCATGGTGGTGTCCATGCTCCGGAACGACAAATATGAATAAGTGATGTGTTTACTTTCGTATGTAAATCTTGAATTTCTAAGTACTTGATATCAAATACTTGATTTAAATGCTTAAAAAATTCAGGTTTTTCTTTTGTAAAAGGACTATAAATTATGTTTGCATTTTTCACTACTTGTTCTTTCAAAAGAAATCCGAGCCAATTTGCGCAATTCACCTCTAAGGATATTGTACCTCCATAGCCTAAATCAGAATGAGCATCAAAAAGATATACATCAGTACACTGAAATTTTTTAGCAATGTCATAGGACAAAACATGCGAATCTGAGACGTAAACTTTCGTCTTTTTATTAAAAATAAAAATCTGTTTGATTCTATCCCAAAAAGAATCAACTTCACTTGATAACTTAAATAAATTTTGAATATTTTTTCCTTGTGACTTCAATTGAAAATATTTTTTATACCATTCATCAACTATTGTTCTTTCATTTTCTATATTAGATATAATCCCTTGATTTTCTGTGGAAATAAAGTAGTCCCAATCTATTGATAATAAACTGTTTCCCATTATATCACCTCAAAAATTCTTGATTCTATCAGTCTTTTATAATAATAATAGTACTTTTATTAAGGTTGTTCAAATGTTCCACTAATCACTTTTTTTGGGAATTTAGTGTCTTTTTTGATAGAATTATATTGTTTCATTTTGATATAAGGAGGAATGTTTCAATGTATGATGTAGCTATTATTGGTGGAGGCCCTGCTGGAGGAAGTGCTGCAATTTATACAGCTAAAGCGGGCAAAAAAACAATCATCATCGATAGTAATCAAGGTGTAACAAAACGTGCAATGTTAAATAATCATTATGGTGTAGTAGAAATTACTGGACCCGGTTTAGTAGAAACAGGTCTTAATCAAGCGAAAAAATTTGGAGCTGAGCTTGCTGAGACAAAAGTGACAAATATTAGAAAGCTTGAACAAGGTTTTAAATTACAAACTGAAGATGGAGAATTTGAAGCAAAATATGTAATTTTGGCTACCGGCTTTTTAATGGATTTAGCTGAACAGGTAGGCATTAAAACAAAACCTGGCACTGAACCAAGAGTAAAAACAATTTTCGATGTAGATCTTTTGGGTAAAACAAATATCGAGGGTATTTGGGCAGCAGGTACTTGTGCCGGTGTCTGCGTTCATACTATTATTACTGCTGGAGATGGGGCGAAGGTAGCCATTAATATAATAAGCGAAATGAACGGCGAACGCTACGTTGATCATGATGTATTGAAATAATAATTTCTCCCAAAATTAAACGGGCAAATATTGTTTACTTTAACAATATTTGTCCGTTCCTAGTTTCATAAAACTTACTTCCAAAGTCAAAATTTTATATCGATTTCAATGCCTGTAGTACATCCGCTTTTAAATCCTCTATATGCTCTAAACCTACAGAAAAGCGAACAAAATTCACAGGAATTCCTGCTGTTTTCATTTGCTCTTCATTTAATGCACCTTCCCACATTGAAGCGGTATGTACAGCCAATGATTCAACTCCTCCAAGACTTACAGCATTTGTTGTTAATTTTAATGATGATACGAATCGTTGAGTTGCTGCATAGTCACCTTTTATAGCAAAGGCAATAACTGCTCCAAAGCCCTTCATTTGCTTTTTTGCAATGCCATGTTGTGGGTGGCTTTCTAAACCAGGATAATATACATTTTCAATTTGAGGTAATTGTTCTAAAAATTTCGCAAGTCTAAGAGCATTCTCATTAATACGCTCCATTCTAACCGGTAACGTTCTAAGTCCTCTAAGTAGTAGCCATGCATCCATTGGTGATAATACCGAACCAAGTGATGTATGGGTGTCCCAAATTTTTTCGGCTAACTCATTGCTCGTACAAATAACCCCTGCTGTAATATCATGATGACCACCTAGATATTTTGTTGCACTATGTACGATTACATCTACACCGAAATCATGTGGACGTTGATTTATTGGTGAAGCAAAAGTATTATCAGCTACAACTAGAATGCCATGTTTTTTTGCGAATTCTACCACGGCCTCTATATCAGTCACTACTAGCGTTGGATTCACTGGTGTCTCTATCATAATTAATTTTGTATTTGGTCGAATCGCTTCCTCAAAATTTTTAACATCCGCTTGTTCAACGACTGTTGTCTCCACTCCAAACCTTGGTAGCATCTCGTCCATTATTTTTGTAGTACTCATATAATGACGAGTTTGTGCAATAACATGATCGCCCGCAGAAACAAGTGACAACAATGTAGTTGCTATAGCACCCATACCAGAACTAGAGACAAGGGCTGTTTCAGTTCCTTCAAGTTCTGCCATAATGGATATTACTCGATCATGTACTGGATTTCCGTAGCGAGTATAATAATTTCCATGGCGTGGTGTACCTGCCATTTCTG
Above is a genomic segment from Lysinibacillus sp. PLM2 containing:
- a CDS encoding arginase, yielding MGNSLLSIDWDYFISTENQGIISNIENERTIVDEWYKKYFQLKSQGKNIQNLFKLSSEVDSFWDRIKQIFIFNKKTKVYVSDSHVLSYDIAKKFQCTDVYLFDAHSDLGYGGTISLEVNCANWLGFLLKEQVVKNANIIYSPFTKEKPEFFKHLNQVFDIKYLEIQDLHTKVNTSLIHICRSGAWTPPWFDQNFVRFLNASGLKYQVVNCPVRQWEPKNLNFADQIQYLLA
- the carB2 gene encoding D-aspartate ligase — its product is MEQPFLPILLGSDMNAYGMARAFYEAYGIKPLVLGRSHLTATQDSSILNFKAIANLNQQEVFVPALEKIAKQYSDKQLLLLACGDDYAKLIIKNKPALQQYFTVPYIDEALMDKILLKENFYKMCEKYEFKYPGTTTVTAENYQDFTPPFEYPIILKASNSVAYWACSFPGKKKVFVAHDEEEKSAILKAIYSSTYQDTMIVQEFIPGDDSYMRVMNAYVGKDGKVKLMCLGNPILEEHSPEGIGSYAAIITTFDEKLMDKVRFFLEDIGYTGFANFDMKYDARDGEYKLFEINLRNGRSSYYVTAAGYNLMKYVADDHMLNINQELTYANNKHLWMIIPKGVLFKYASNEKLKLEAKKLIRDGKWTNSLFFKKDMNFKRWIKLTLNNLNYYRKYKKYFNKKGLAE
- the sbcD gene encoding nuclease SbcCD subunit D, with the protein product MKIFHTADWHLGKLVQGVYMTEEQEYVLNQFIQAIDDEQPDVVIIAGDLYDRAVPPVEAVNLLDSVLAEIVLKRKIPVLSIAGNHDSPTRVGFGHQILKGSGLYIAGELTEYIEPIILHDKFGEVHFYLVPYTEPSTVKNIYEDDTISNFNEAMQKVIERIEQNMDKSKRQVFIGHAFVTPHGEMEENTSDSERPLSIGGSEYVSAEHFKPFHYTALGHLHKAHYVLNETIRYSGSPLKYSSSEANHEKGFLVVELDEKGQVLVSKRTFQPRRDLRIVEGTLQDILKHEVSEDYVFVRLLDITPVVGAMEQIRTVYPNAMHVERKTIQQNIITGENVTVQRAQLDDLSLFKAFYNEIVGTEPSESTEKLFREVLAEMLTDERESKEMVISK
- a CDS encoding aspartate racemase — translated: MKRKTLGIIGGVGPLATMFLGEMIVRLTKASKDQEHVHTIIDNDTTIPDRTAYILNKSEDNPVPYLVKDAKKLASHGADVICIPCNTAHTFYDELQASSPVPVIHMIRETAKRAGQLGAKRVGILATDGTLAAGVYQRALIEEDIQPIIPDSFTQKEVMSVIYDFVKAGLDVDSKKWNQIEHAMLQLNCDKVILGCTELSIVNKELKLSNFYIDSLFVLAEQAILTCGYEINEKGQLNTIRV
- the mdeA gene encoding methionine gamma-lyase, coding for MVDKNINKETVVLHADGEWKQKEGTVAPAIYYTATFSANDPTEFAEMAGTPRHGNYYTRYGNPVHDRVISIMAELEGTETALVSSSGMGAIATTLLSLVSAGDHVIAQTRHYMSTTKIMDEMLPRFGVETTVVEQADVKNFEEAIRPNTKLIMIETPVNPTLVVTDIEAVVEFAKKHGILVVADNTFASPINQRPHDFGVDVIVHSATKYLGGHHDITAGVICTSNELAEKIWDTHTSLGSVLSPMDAWLLLRGLRTLPVRMERINENALRLAKFLEQLPQIENVYYPGLESHPQHGIAKKQMKGFGAVIAFAIKGDYAATQRFVSSLKLTTNAVSLGGVESLAVHTASMWEGALNEEQMKTAGIPVNFVRFSVGLEHIEDLKADVLQALKSI
- a CDS encoding thioredoxin reductase, with protein sequence MYDVAIIGGGPAGGSAAIYTAKAGKKTIIIDSNQGVTKRAMLNNHYGVVEITGPGLVETGLNQAKKFGAELAETKVTNIRKLEQGFKLQTEDGEFEAKYVILATGFLMDLAEQVGIKTKPGTEPRVKTIFDVDLLGKTNIEGIWAAGTCAGVCVHTIITAGDGAKVAINIISEMNGERYVDHDVLK
- a CDS encoding aminopeptidase — translated: MNFNEKLEQYAELAVKVGVNIQKGQYLLINTSTEALEFTRIVVKKAYEAGAGRVQVNLSDPYFTRSFYEMGGEEEFNHFPKWITAQRDEVIDRKGALLWIDADDPDMLAGVPVSRISAYQKASGKALVRYRKAIMNDDIAWSIIAVPSKPWAKKVFPNLPEDEQVSALWEAIFNTVRIGDKSAVEKWREHIKNLEERATKLNELKFSKLHYKAPGTDLTIELPTKHIWSCGSSKTPEGITFIANMPTEEVFTLPHKYGVNGFVSNTKPLAYQGNIIDKFKLTFEEGKIIKAEAKIGNDLLQELIHNDENSCYLGEVALVPHESPISTSGILYYNTLFDENASNHLAIGEAYPTCYEGGRDIDESQFDELGINKSITHEDFMIGSSEMDIDGILSDGTILPIFRKGNWAF
- the yfmL gene encoding putative ATP-dependent RNA helicase YfmL produces the protein MSVINLLDETIQSKWKFETTMKVQDEMIPAMIEGKDIVAESPTGSGKTLAYVLPILNKVDGRKKQTQALIVAPSQELAMQIVEVIREWISGTDITVQQLIGGANSARQIEKLKKKPTIVVGTPGRLNELAKANKLKLKEIETIVLDECDQLLSRDYRVVVKSFIEGAAYGRQVVVVSATITDEIKLVASRLMFEPVHIQIKPEDMVKVGKVIHSFIKVDERDKTEMLRRLANIEGLRGLAFSNNVDQVIMKESKLKYHDAKVVTLHADMKKEERKKALDAFRKGEARILIATDLAARGLDIEGLTHVIHVDVPHTIEQYLHRSGRTGRAGADGEVLTLLSYKDEKIYKKLTRELNVKPVQKMWYKGKLEEGNSKTIEKRG